The genome window tgtgtgtgtataaggtagttgttgtgaaattgttcgattacttgttagatattactgcatggtcggaactagaagcacaagcatttcgctacactcgcattaacatctgctaaccatgtatgtgaccaataaaatttgatttgatgtattttTTTGTATGATTAAACTGAGAGGCCTTAGTCAAAATATCTATGGAAATCAAGTTGAATGTATTTCCATCACATAGGAGACAGTATAGAGTAGACATTAATTATATAATGTTATTTCAAGGAATGTTCCACTACCAAAAAATAAAAACTACTTTTTAAAGGGCTAAATCCGGTTTGCAGAAGAGCCACACTATAGCACTATTGAAATGTAAAgatcatttccgattgagccaacaaatgcagcgtttactgtgaatgcagtctccgcgaaCATTGGAACATAACCCTTTAAATTTAAAACGCTGTATAGTATGGATCTTCTGCAGTATGGATTTAATCTTAACTTACTACAATAACCTAACCACAATATACTCTCTAGAATAACATGGTGAGAACTAAAGCTAAATATGCTACTAAGCATGTACAGAAGTTCAGAGACACAGGGAAATCTCTATTTGCAGAAGATTAAGATAAGCATCAGCTGTTTTCTTCCTTTACTCATCTTTCATAGACCTGTTTTACGGCGCAAGGGAGGAAGCAACTCGATAACAAACAATAACTTATGAAAAACATATGTTGCAATGGTCAGTCTTTGATTAAATATTTCATTCTGTGGCCGTCCTCCTCCCCCTAGGAGTCGGCCGCCTACACTCATCCTGAACATGCTGTGGCTGGCTGcatttatatacagtggggggaaaaagtatttgatcccctgctaattttgtatgtttgcccactgataaagaaaggatcagtctataattttaatggtaggtttatttgaacagtgagagacagaataacaacaaaaatatccagaaaaatgcatgtcaaaaatgttataaattgttttgcattttaatgagggaaataagtatttgaccccctctcaatcagaaagatttctggctcccaggtgtcttttatacaggtaacgagctgagattaggagcacactcttaaagggagtgctcctaaccgcagcttgttacctgtaaaaaagacacctgtccacagaagcaatcaatcagattccaaactctccaccatggccaagaccaaagagctctccaaggatgtcagggacaagattgtagacctacacaaggctggaatgggctacaagaccatcgccaagcagcttggtgagaaggtgacaacatttggtgtgattattcgcaaatggaagaaacacaaaagaactgtcaatatccctcggcctggggctccatgcaagatctcacctcgtggggttgcaatgatcatgagaatggtgaggaatcagcccagaactacatgggaggatcttgtcaatgatctcaaggcagctgggaccatagtcaccaagaaaactattggtaacacactacgccgtgaaggactgaaatcctgcagcgccctcaaggtccccctgctcaagaatacatatacatgcccgtctgaagtttgccaatgaacatctgaatgattcagaggacaactgggtgaaagtgttgtggtcagatgagaccaaaatggagctatttggcatcaactcaactcgccgtgtttggaggaggaggaatgctgcctatgaccccaagaacaccatctccaccgtcaaacatggaggtggaaacattatgctttgggggtgtttttctgctaaggggacaggacaacttcaccgcatcaaagggacgatggacggggccatgtaccgtcaaatcttgggtgagaacatccttctctcagccagggcattgaaaatgggtcgtggatgggtattccagcatgacaatgacccaacacacggccaaggcaacaaaggagtggctcaagaagaagcacattaaggtcctggagtggcctagccagtctccagaccttaatcccatagaaaatctgtagagggagatgaaggttcgagttgccaaacgtcagcctcgaaaccttaatgacttggagaagatctgcaaagaggagtgggacaaaatccctcctgagatgtgtgcaaacctggtggccaactacaagaaacatctgacctctgtgattgccaacaagggttttgccaccaagtactaagtcatgttttgcagaggggtcatatacttatttccctcattaaaatgcaaatcattttataacattttttacatgcgtttttctggatttttttgttgttattctgtctctcactgttcaaataaacctaccattaaaattatagactgatcgtttctttgtaagtgggcaaacatacaaaatcaaatacttttttcccccactgtatatatctgtctgtctgatctctgcTACCATCTAGTGTATCTCAACACCAATGTATAAGGAAAACAAACACTGGATCCTTGTTCTAGTCCCTAACACCTTGGTGTTTTCAGATCTCTTGGAACTGGATAGATATGAGTTCCATTATGTCCATTACCAAtcaccatattgcttacacctatcaagTCTCTTCAGATCTGAAAGCGGTGTCCTGGGAGAAGAGGCTAATATGGGCTCGGGGTCATTTTCATACTGGACAAGGCAATGTCACATTGTGAAGGTTACAAGGATACCTACAGTATGTTGTGTATGGGCCCTGTGTGACTGGGTCTTCTGGACTTCAGGTCTTACTCCGATGAGTGCTGGATGCTAGTGAATGGAGAGTGTAGGGTTTCTGCTTGTCTATTGTTGCCAGTGTAAGCTGATCTGCTACCTGCTCCCTCCATACAGGAATGTGAGCCTGggtcgcctgtgtgtgtgttatcatgcGCATGTTTGCGTGCACGTGTGTTTGTGCACATGTGTGTTTGATTGTGTACATGGTagggcagagaggcagagggCCCATCTCATCGGCCCAATAGATGAGGATAATAAGCTCTCTCTACCCCTGAGAACCCCACTGCTCTCTGTGGCCTCTTTAATATGTAACACGCTCCATTGACAGGCCTATGAGTGTGAGTTCACAGGGACGGGCAGCCTGAAATATTAAACGGCCTGAGGAGCCGCTGCAGGCTCAAATTGTTTGCCCTTCATTAGAGCAGCTTCTGTGGAAGAGTAGAGCAGAACAACAGGGGAGATAAAGGGAGGAAGACCTACCCTCCAGGGGATTGTACTAGGGACAACAGGAACTAGGCTATGTAATAAGGTCATCTCTCTACTATCTGACCCTATACTGTAGATTTAGTTTGTCAGTAAAGGAGTACAACACTGGACTGGTCCTGGGACGGAGGTTGCTTTGAAACAGAAGTCATGGCAGGTCTCTAAGGAACTACCAAGGACCTTTAGGAGGACAAACCAGAAGGTACACCATGTTTTTTCCCCAGTTCTGTTAGGCAATGTTTTAGTTAAGGACAGTCAACAGGTACTAACGAACAGatgttctcaaacctctcctcggggacccccagacGTTTCACAATTTTGTTGCAGCCCTGAACTAATTCACCTGGTTTGGTAGCTGTGGAATAGTTCAAATACATTTAACGGCAAGGTTTGAGAACCCCTGGTATAGAAGCTCTGAGACTGACATtcggttttagtcatttagcagacactcttatccagtaaATAGATATTGGTCTCTGCTTACAATCAACCTGTTGTCTTATACCGTCACATAACTGACTAACCGGACAGAGAATGCTGTAACAGAAGTCCACAGCTGACATCAAACATGGGTCTCAATCCTTTTTCTTGAGTCTAAATCCCTTATTAATTCCATTCCTCACCATTTGTATTAATCAACTGTTCGTTTTCTCCAATCATTTGGTTTCAGGTGTGTTTGATTATTTGAACTATTAAGCATTGGGCTGCAATGTATTGCACGTAACAGGTGCTATAAATATTTTATCAGTTGTAGAAGTAGTTGTAGTCGTAATGTCACATGGTCACCAGCAATATGCACCATTCATACTCTAGTTTCCTGTACAGGATGGAGGAGGAAGCCCCAGTACCCGATGCCCAAGACTTTCATGCCCCAGAAGAGGCCCCTGTAGAGGGTGGTGTGTCGGCCGGAGGAGTTCCACCATCCAGAGACAGCCGTAAACTGGACTGCATCATCTGCTTCTGTGCCTTCAACCTGGCTGAGAGGCTGCCACGCAAGCTCTACTGCGGCCATACCTTCTGCCAGGCCTGCCTGAGACGCCTTGACACCATCCTCaatgagcaggtgggtctgactGTCACGACAGCAGTCCTACAGAGGCAGCATCTCTGGTCAATTAGGGACCACTTTCAGAATAGCTCAAACAGACTGGGCCTTGTCAAGCTATAGCTAGCTCACTTGTTCCTTTGATTTAGTGAAAGAGATTTGATAAAGGGGAGAACTGATTTGTTAGGGTCAGCCAATATGCATAATCTCAAATTAACTTGACCAATCCTAAAGAGCAACAGATTCCTTTCCAGATACTTTTCGAAGAGGAATGCTGTATTGAGAGCTCATTATTAGCTACAGCAGTCATAACCATTAGTCTACCTAAATATCTATAATGGATTGACAAACCAACGTGTCCCAATCAACCCTGCTCCCTCTCCTACTCCCCAGCAGATGTGGATCCCCTGTCCACAATGCCGGCAGAACACCCCGCTACCTCGCGGGGGAGCTACAGCCCTGGACCTGGACCTAGCAGCCTTCCTGGGGGTCAAGGCTGACATGGACAGCCAGAGGTCCAGCACCCAGCAGGGAGGAAGAGAACTAGGCAACCAGTTGGAGCAAAAGCCCTCCTTTGGGAAGCAGCCCATCATAGAGCAGCCTCAGGCCACCTGGAACCATGGAGGACTGGCTGAGCCTCGCTTCCACCGGAGCCCTTGCTGCAGGCGCTTCTtctgctgctggtggtgctgcTAGGATGCCCAGTCATGTATGAATGACAAGAGTTTTTAAAGCATCTGGGCAGCAGTTTTCCCCAGTACAGTGCCTGCTGTAACTGATTATAGGGATGCCTAGGCTTCCAAGGCTACACAATGGATAATATAGGTTAGAACTAGGGCCTGACTGCGTGATCTGAC of Salmo salar chromosome ssa01, Ssal_v3.1, whole genome shotgun sequence contains these proteins:
- the LOC106567435 gene encoding RING finger protein 224-like, which gives rise to MEEEAPVPDAQDFHAPEEAPVEGGVSAGGVPPSRDSRKLDCIICFCAFNLAERLPRKLYCGHTFCQACLRRLDTILNEQMWIPCPQCRQNTPLPRGGATALDLDLAAFLGVKADMDSQRSSTQQGGRELGNQLEQKPSFGKQPIIEQPQATWNHGGLAEPRFHRSPCCRRFFCCWWCC